In Deinococcus sp. QL22, the following are encoded in one genomic region:
- the rpoD gene encoding RNA polymerase sigma factor RpoD: MADSTKPRTRSKVSAAATLAAPEESRIKTPDKPRTRTQPRTRAAMPDADTGAEAVQIDSVDTAPAPDQPKSAPKKAAAPKAKPAVEAAQDGADGAAAKPAPKKAAAKPKAAKAAPATTDDGAAEPGADSATDAPKPAAKAKAAPKSAAAKAPATKSSAKSAAAKAAPKPAPSGKGSAADKPYHAHPSIQDMLKVGKAAGILSSEDIAAALSVALEASGLDPESPEAFEDMQLFIAGQGIEVQDVDEDDEDTDDDAEEAEEGGPINRAAANTEDDEEKYFDDMPRAVSNDPVRQYLHEIGRVPLLTLEEEIALARRIEEGEAARKTLDEDLEMDDRGRRRLMRQTEDGANARQGLIEANLRLVVSIAKKYTGRGLGFLDLIQEGNQGLIRAVEKFEYRRRYKFSTYATWWIRQAINRAIADQARTIRIPVHMVETINKLTRTARQLQQELSREATHEEIAEAMGPGWDATKVEEVQKVSQEPVSLETPIGDEKDSFYGDFIPDENLDSPVDNAAKTLLSEELEKALSKLTEREALVLKFRKGLVDGREHTLEEVGQRFNVTRERIRQIENKALRKLKYHESRTRKLRDFLD, from the coding sequence ATGGCAGATTCCACCAAACCCCGCACGCGCAGCAAGGTTTCCGCAGCGGCGACGCTTGCCGCCCCCGAAGAAAGCCGCATCAAGACTCCCGATAAGCCCCGCACCCGTACCCAACCGCGCACCCGCGCCGCCATGCCTGACGCCGATACTGGTGCCGAGGCCGTGCAGATTGACTCTGTGGACACGGCCCCCGCGCCTGATCAACCCAAGTCTGCCCCCAAGAAGGCCGCTGCACCCAAAGCCAAGCCTGCTGTAGAGGCTGCTCAAGACGGTGCCGATGGTGCCGCTGCCAAGCCCGCCCCCAAAAAGGCCGCTGCCAAGCCTAAAGCGGCCAAAGCTGCGCCTGCCACCACCGATGATGGTGCGGCGGAGCCGGGTGCAGATTCGGCAACCGACGCGCCCAAGCCTGCGGCCAAAGCCAAGGCCGCTCCCAAATCGGCTGCGGCCAAAGCTCCAGCTACCAAATCCTCGGCCAAGAGTGCGGCTGCCAAAGCGGCCCCCAAGCCTGCGCCCAGCGGCAAAGGCAGCGCCGCCGACAAGCCCTACCACGCGCACCCCAGCATTCAGGACATGCTGAAGGTGGGCAAAGCGGCAGGCATCCTGTCCAGCGAGGACATCGCGGCGGCCCTGAGTGTGGCCCTCGAAGCCAGCGGCCTCGACCCCGAAAGCCCCGAAGCCTTTGAAGACATGCAGCTCTTTATTGCCGGACAGGGCATCGAAGTGCAGGACGTGGACGAGGACGACGAGGACACCGACGACGACGCGGAGGAAGCCGAAGAGGGTGGCCCGATCAACCGGGCGGCGGCCAACACCGAAGACGACGAAGAAAAATACTTTGATGATATGCCCCGCGCCGTCAGCAACGACCCTGTGCGTCAGTACCTGCACGAAATTGGGCGCGTGCCCCTGCTGACGCTGGAAGAAGAAATTGCGCTCGCCCGCCGGATCGAGGAAGGCGAGGCCGCCCGCAAAACGCTGGACGAAGACCTGGAGATGGATGACCGGGGCCGCCGCCGCCTGATGCGCCAGACTGAAGACGGCGCGAATGCCCGTCAGGGCCTGATCGAGGCCAACTTGCGCCTCGTGGTCAGCATCGCCAAGAAGTACACCGGACGTGGCCTGGGCTTCCTCGATCTGATTCAGGAAGGCAACCAGGGTCTGATCCGCGCCGTCGAAAAGTTCGAGTACCGCCGCCGCTACAAGTTCTCCACGTATGCGACGTGGTGGATTCGTCAGGCCATCAACCGCGCCATTGCCGATCAGGCCCGCACCATCCGGATTCCGGTGCACATGGTCGAAACCATCAACAAACTCACGCGCACGGCCCGTCAGCTTCAGCAGGAACTGAGCCGCGAAGCCACGCACGAGGAGATTGCTGAGGCGATGGGGCCGGGCTGGGACGCCACCAAAGTCGAAGAAGTGCAGAAGGTCAGTCAGGAGCCAGTGTCGCTGGAAACACCGATTGGCGATGAAAAAGACAGCTTCTACGGCGATTTCATTCCCGACGAGAATCTGGATTCGCCGGTAGACAACGCCGCCAAAACGCTGCTGAGCGAGGAGCTTGAGAAGGCTCTGAGCAAGCTGACCGAACGCGAAGCCCTGGTGCTGAAGTTCCGCAAAGGCCTCGTGGACGGGCGCGAGCATACGCTGGAAGAAGTGGGTCAGCGCTTCAACGTGACCCGCGAACGCATCCGCCAGATTGAAAACAAGGCGCTGCGCAAGCTCAAGTACCACGAAAGCCGCACCCGCAAACTCCGCGACTTCTTGGATTAA
- a CDS encoding DUF4129 domain-containing protein, giving the protein MSAPNAIPDDQITPAEAPHTPTWQTYGAALLPLALLGILPVWACLLLCVLFGLGVRLPLWHEGRLLISFLIVGGAILVHLLGLGGLEVALRSAALGNLLVLYLAGLLGVAGLSWGAALLEEGRRRGLLLVLAVGLVSPQPLLLLALAGGALMRPGLDDRRPGWLGREGAGWPGRSAAWLAVPVALALALAVALPRPAPLWNASPVPPAQAQAPSEVLPANPRATPSNPVPLQPTVPRPRLSTENAISAPPAELVFVAGVLVLFALVLLLRVIPAGRGRPATLVEWLMGAGLVLTLVLLVSLAFGGVPASEAGTLPPAQAEVLPPADAEVGEFAPAERRLTSYLNLVLWAALLFYLAVFALLIHTALSLRGASRRDAQAAVPAEPDAPDGAALHRVRVAYRNVEAALTDVGRGRAAHETPQGYASRLAAALPTLAAPLNLLARVYAPVRYGGSVSTADADAAEAAEQTIRAELPTLPPVASSEAAE; this is encoded by the coding sequence ATGTCTGCCCCGAACGCAATCCCAGACGATCAGATCACGCCAGCCGAAGCCCCACACACCCCAACTTGGCAGACCTATGGCGCGGCGCTCTTGCCCCTGGCCCTGCTCGGTATCTTGCCTGTGTGGGCTTGCCTGCTGCTCTGTGTCCTGTTTGGCTTGGGCGTGCGCTTGCCCCTGTGGCATGAAGGCCGCCTGCTGATTTCGTTTCTGATCGTGGGCGGCGCGATTCTGGTTCATCTGCTGGGCCTTGGCGGGCTGGAGGTGGCGTTGCGTTCTGCTGCCTTGGGCAATCTGCTGGTGCTGTATCTGGCTGGCCTGTTGGGTGTGGCGGGGCTGTCTTGGGGTGCGGCGCTCCTGGAAGAAGGACGGCGCAGAGGCTTGCTGCTGGTGCTGGCCGTAGGTTTGGTGTCACCTCAGCCGTTGCTGCTGCTGGCGTTGGCAGGCGGAGCGCTGATGCGTCCGGGATTGGATGACCGCAGACCGGGCTGGTTGGGCCGCGAGGGTGCAGGTTGGCCGGGAAGGAGTGCGGCTTGGCTGGCCGTGCCTGTAGCGCTTGCGCTGGCTCTGGCGGTTGCGCTACCCCGCCCCGCGCCGCTGTGGAACGCCTCTCCTGTGCCGCCCGCGCAGGCCCAGGCTCCGTCTGAAGTTCTCCCCGCTAATCCCCGCGCCACTCCATCCAATCCAGTCCCCCTGCAACCCACTGTGCCGCGCCCCCGCCTCAGCACCGAGAATGCGATTTCAGCGCCGCCCGCCGAACTGGTGTTCGTGGCTGGAGTTCTCGTGTTGTTCGCACTGGTACTGCTCCTGCGGGTCATTCCAGCGGGGCGGGGGCGGCCTGCAACACTGGTGGAATGGTTGATGGGCGCGGGCCTGGTACTGACGCTGGTGCTGCTGGTATCGCTGGCATTCGGCGGTGTGCCCGCCAGCGAGGCCGGAACCTTGCCCCCCGCGCAGGCCGAGGTTTTGCCGCCCGCTGATGCGGAAGTGGGTGAATTTGCCCCGGCAGAACGCCGCCTGACTTCCTACCTGAATTTGGTCTTGTGGGCGGCGTTGCTGTTCTATCTGGCCGTATTCGCGCTGCTGATTCACACCGCTCTCAGCCTGCGCGGGGCCAGTCGCCGGGATGCTCAGGCCGCCGTACCTGCCGAACCCGATGCACCCGATGGCGCCGCTCTACACCGCGTCCGGGTGGCCTACCGCAACGTCGAAGCCGCGCTGACTGATGTGGGCCGGGGCCGCGCCGCACACGAAACGCCGCAGGGCTACGCTTCCCGCCTAGCCGCCGCCCTGCCCACGCTGGCGGCCCCGCTGAATCTGCTGGCCCGCGTCTACGCTCCAGTGCGCTACGGCGGCTCGGTCAGCACTGCCGACGCCGACGCTGCCGAGGCCGCCGAACAGACCATTCGGGCCGAACTGCCAACTTTGCCGCCCGTTGCCTCCTCAGAGGCGGCAGAATAG
- a CDS encoding MoxR family ATPase, protein MTASQSPTPAFVGRVLDNVARVMVGKNDVTALALAGILAGGHILLEDAPGTGKTMLARALAASLGLPFSRVQFTPDLLPSDITGVSVYRPATGTFEFVPGPIFTGILLADEINRATPKTQSALLEAMGEGQVTESGVTHRLTAPFVVIATQNPVEHEGTYRLPEAQLDRFLLRLSVGYPTLDEEVRMLGRLQSLHPIHALEAVATPADLLAAQSAVRGVFVAEDLRRYVSRLAARTRQHSLVALGGGPRASLGLQGVAQALAWMEGRAFVTPDDVQRAAPGVLAHRLSLRVEARLQGTPGEVVVADVLRAEPVPVESGPVQVQSMPDALAQP, encoded by the coding sequence ATGACTGCTTCGCAATCCCCCACTCCAGCCTTTGTCGGGCGCGTGCTCGACAATGTGGCCCGCGTGATGGTGGGCAAAAACGACGTGACTGCTCTGGCGTTGGCCGGAATCCTGGCAGGCGGCCACATTCTGCTGGAAGACGCTCCCGGCACCGGAAAAACCATGCTGGCCCGCGCCCTCGCCGCCTCTCTGGGCCTGCCGTTTTCCCGGGTGCAGTTTACGCCTGACCTCCTGCCCAGCGACATCACGGGCGTCAGCGTGTACCGCCCCGCCACCGGAACCTTCGAATTCGTGCCTGGGCCGATCTTCACGGGCATCTTGCTGGCCGACGAGATCAACCGCGCCACGCCCAAAACGCAGTCGGCGTTGCTGGAGGCGATGGGGGAGGGCCAGGTCACCGAATCGGGCGTCACGCACCGCCTGACCGCGCCGTTCGTGGTGATCGCCACGCAAAATCCGGTGGAACATGAGGGCACGTACCGCCTGCCCGAAGCGCAACTTGACCGCTTTCTGCTGCGCCTGTCGGTGGGCTACCCCACGCTGGATGAAGAGGTGCGGATGCTGGGCCGTCTGCAATCCCTACACCCGATTCACGCGCTGGAAGCCGTCGCCACGCCCGCCGATCTGCTGGCCGCCCAGAGCGCCGTGCGGGGCGTATTCGTGGCCGAAGACTTGCGGCGCTACGTTTCCAGGTTGGCCGCCCGTACCCGGCAGCACTCCCTGGTGGCGCTGGGCGGCGGGCCGCGTGCCAGCCTGGGGTTGCAGGGGGTGGCGCAGGCGCTCGCGTGGATGGAAGGCCGGGCTTTCGTGACGCCCGACGATGTGCAGCGGGCCGCGCCGGGCGTGCTGGCCCACCGCCTGAGCCTGCGGGTAGAGGCGCGGCTTCAGGGCACGCCGGGAGAGGTAGTGGTGGCCGATGTCTTGCGGGCCGAACCCGTTCCGGTGGAGTCTGGGCCAGTACAGGTTCAGTCCATGCCAGACGCTCTCGCCCAGCCATGA
- a CDS encoding DUF58 domain-containing protein, which translates to MTLLLAALLWLGLIGLLVGALWLAYRRPPTVTLSRTLSTSAFAGGRIPLTVQAKVFNLLPVRVLIEDEPPRTVVADTVPVLAGWVQGEAIHEVQTTLTLNRRGVFQWEGGTLRWADPLGLFWRSLPLKVPTRLEVYPGTHGLLLPDLLRPLLSEGAWSRTHGLEDPISLRGVRDYVPGDPPGRVHWRLTARTGSLTVRVPERTAASSVTIYLDLSGGGDVYLESAVRLAASLVQESFALDLPISVATNAGATPTGRSPEAMRAALLRLAQAVPDADSPTIPPIRSGGNLIILTARAGGALIEQAMRARATASRVALIAIPDGFYMEPGEKPRRQWVAAPDSIRELERQAGALAGVGVIVFVLRGNQSGLRLGG; encoded by the coding sequence ATGACCCTGCTGCTGGCCGCGCTGCTCTGGCTCGGTCTCATTGGCCTGCTGGTGGGTGCGCTTTGGTTGGCCTACCGCCGCCCGCCCACCGTCACTCTGTCCCGAACGTTGTCCACTTCTGCCTTTGCAGGCGGCCGCATTCCGCTGACCGTGCAGGCCAAAGTATTCAACCTCTTGCCCGTGCGTGTGCTGATCGAAGACGAACCCCCGCGTACGGTGGTGGCCGATACCGTGCCCGTGTTGGCAGGCTGGGTGCAGGGCGAGGCCATCCACGAAGTCCAGACCACGCTGACGCTGAACCGCCGGGGCGTGTTCCAGTGGGAAGGGGGAACTCTGCGCTGGGCTGATCCGCTGGGGCTGTTCTGGCGCAGTCTTCCGCTCAAGGTGCCCACCCGCCTGGAGGTTTATCCTGGCACACACGGCCTGCTGCTGCCCGATCTGCTGCGGCCCCTGCTGAGCGAGGGCGCGTGGTCTCGCACGCACGGCCTGGAAGACCCGATCAGTTTGCGCGGCGTGCGCGACTATGTTCCCGGCGACCCACCGGGCCGGGTGCATTGGCGGCTCACGGCCCGCACGGGCAGCCTCACCGTACGTGTGCCGGAACGCACCGCCGCCAGCAGCGTCACCATTTACCTTGATCTCAGTGGCGGCGGTGACGTGTATCTGGAGAGCGCCGTGCGTCTGGCGGCCAGTCTGGTGCAGGAATCGTTCGCGCTCGACCTGCCCATTTCCGTCGCCACCAACGCCGGGGCCACTCCTACAGGCCGCAGCCCCGAAGCGATGCGGGCCGCGCTGTTGCGGCTGGCACAGGCTGTACCTGATGCTGATTCACCGACCATTCCACCCATTCGCTCTGGCGGCAATCTGATTATTCTCACCGCCCGCGCCGGAGGTGCCCTGATAGAGCAGGCCATGCGTGCCCGCGCCACTGCCAGCCGGGTCGCCCTGATCGCCATCCCAGACGGCTTTTATATGGAACCCGGCGAAAAGCCCCGCCGTCAGTGGGTGGCCGCCCCCGACTCTATCCGTGAGCTGGAGCGGCAAGCGGGCGCACTGGCCGGAGTGGGGGTGATTGTGTTCGTGCTGCGCGGCAATCAGAGTGGGTTGAGGCTGGGCGGGTAG